The following coding sequences lie in one Arabidopsis thaliana chromosome 3, partial sequence genomic window:
- the MUG7 gene encoding MuDR family transposase (Mutator-like transposase family, has a 1.9e-58 P-value blast match to GB:AAA21566 mudrA of transposon=''MuDR'' (MuDr-element) (Zea mays)) produces MSGKRVIAICMSGGEFQTEKGGSLSYKGGDAHAIDVDEQMKFIDFISEIGEMFNCDVRTVSLKYFLPDNKKTLISISNDKDLKRMIKFHENSNTADVYLLPEEATPDISNMPASRSSRTTLSEAIPPVPMDDMIDDTMGPEELPISISVSAPPAVTMEEVMNRAEDAQIIINPSELMSSIVEVPNPKGDILTKARTQQWQNTITGVGQRFKNVGEFREALRKYAIANQFGFRYKKNDSHRVTVKCKAEGCPWRIHASRLSTTQLICIKKMNPTHTCEGAGGINGLQTSRSWVASIIKEKLKVFPNYKPKDIVSDIKEEYGIQLNYFQAWRGKEIAREQLQGSYKDGYKQLPLFCEKIMETNPGSLATFTTKEDSSFHRVFVSFHASVHGFLEACRPLVFLDSMQLKSKYQGTLLAATSVDGDDEVFPLAFAVVDAETDDNWEWFLLQLRSLLSTPCYITFVADRQKNLQESIPKVFEKSFHAYCLRYLTDELIKDLKGPFSHEIKRLIVDDFYSAAYAPRADSFERHVENIKGLSPEAYDWIVQKSQPDHWANAYFRGARYNHMTSHSGEPFFSWASDANDLPITQMVDVIRGKIMGLIHVRRISANEANGNLTPSMEVKLEKESLRAQTVHVAPSADNNLFQVRGETYELVNMAECDCSCKGWQLTGLPCHHAVAVINYYGRNPYDYCSKYFTVAYYRSTYAQSINPVPLLEGEMCRESSGGSAVTVTPPPTRRPPGRPPKKKTPAEEVMKRQLQCSRCKGLGHNKSTCKDYLLEC; encoded by the exons ATGTCAGGGAAACGGGTCATAGCAATATGTATGTCTGGTGGGGAGTTCCAGACAGAGAAAGGCGGGTCGCTGTCTTACAAAGGCGGCGATGCTCACGCGATAGATGTGGACGAGCAGATGAAATTCATAGACTTTATCTCAGAAATTGGTGAGATGTTTAATTGCGATGTCAGGACAGTTTCTCTAAAATACTTTCTCCCGGATAACAAGAAAACGCTCATCTCCATATCTAACGATAAAGATTTGAAACGGATGATCAAATTTCATGAGAACTCCAACACTGCTGATGTCTATCTCTTACCCGAAGAAGCTACTCCCGACATTTCAAACATGCCAGCTAGCAG ATCAAGCAGAACAACGTTGTCTGAAGCGATTCCCCCGGTTCCTATGGACGACATGATTGACGACACAATGGGACCAGAAGAGCTTCCCATCTCAATCTCAGTCTCAGCTCCTCCCGCTGTGACTATGGAGGAAGTCATGAACCGAGCTGAAGATGCACAGATTATTATTAATCCATCCGAATTGATGTCATCGATTGTTGAAGTCCCGAATCCGAAAGGAGATATTCTCACAAAGGCAAGAACACAGCAGTGGCAGAACACAATCACAGGAGTGGGTCAACGGTTTAAAAATGTTGGGGAGTTTCGTGAAGCGCTACGGAAATACGCCATAGCAAATCAGTTTGGATTCCGCTACAAAAAGAACGATAGCCACCGAGTGACAGTTAAATGTAAAGCCGAAGGTTGCCCTTGGAGGATCCATGCTTCAAGGCTATCAACAACTCAGCTGATCTgtattaagaaaatgaatccGACACATACTTGTGAAGGTGCGGGTGGAATTAATGGGCTTCAGACGAGTAGAAGCTGGGTTGCTAGCATTATTAAGGAGAAGCTGAAAGTCTTTCCTAACTATAAACCGAAAGACATTGTCAGCGACATCAAGGAAGAGTATGGGATTCAGCTGAATTACTTTCAGGCATGGCGTGGTAAAGAAATTGCAAGAGAGCAGCTTCAAGGATCTTACAAGGACGGTTACAAACAGCTTCCGCTGTTCTGCGAGAAGATAATGGAAACTAATCCGGGCAGTCTCGCTACATTCACAACGAAGGAAGATTCAAGTTTTCACCgtgtttttgtttcgtttcaCGCCTCGGTTCATGGTTTTCTCGAGGCTTGTCGACCACTTGTGTTTCTCGACAGTATGCAGTTGAAATCAAAGTATCAGGGGACCTTATTAGCTGCGACTTCTGTGGATGGGGACGACGAAGTGTTTCCTCTGGCTTTTGCAGTGGTCGATGCGGAGACGGATGATAACTGGGAATGGTTCTTGCTTCAGCTGAGATCTCTGCTGTCCACGCCTTGCTATATAACTTTCGTTGCTGATCGACAGAAGAATCTGCAGGAATCGATCCCAAAAGTGTTTGAGAAGTCGTTTCACGCGTATTGTTTGCGGTATTTGACTGACGAGCTCATCAAAGACTTGAAAGGACCATTCTCTCATGAGATCAAGCGGTTAATCGTTGACGACTTTTACTCTGCAGCTTACGCTCCCAGAGCAGATTCATTCGAGAGGCATGTTGAGAACATCAAAGGCCTCTCACCTGAAGCTTATGATTGGATTGTGCAAAAAAGCCAGCCTGATCATTGGGCCAACGCTTACTTCCGTGGTGCTAGGTACAACCACATGACTTCACACTCAGGCGAACCGTTCTTTAGCTGGGCTTCCGACGCCAACGATCTACCAATAACTCAAATGGTTGATGTGATCCGTGGAAAAATAATGGGATTGATCCATGTGAGACGGATTAGTGCCAACGAAGCCAATGGAAATTTGACTCCCTCCATGGAAGTAAAGCTAGAGAAGGAGAGTCTAAGAGCGCAAACGGTTCACGTAGCACCATCAGCAGATAACAACTTGTTCCAAGTCCGTGGAGAGACGTATGAGCTCGTGAACATGGCTGAGTGTGACTGTAGCTGCAAAGGGTGGCAGTTAACAGGTTTGCCGTGTCACCACGCAGTAGCGGTTATAAACTATTACGGACGTAATCCGTATGATTACTGTTCGAAATATTTTACTGTTGCGTACTACAGGTCAACGTATGCGCAGTCGATAAATCCGGTTCCACTATTAGAAGGAGAGATGTGTCGAGAGAGTTCAGGGGGTTCGGCAGTGACGGTAACGCCTCCACCAACAAGGAGACCGCCAGGGAGGCCGCCGAAGAAGAAAACGCCTGCGGAAGAAGTGATGAAGCGGCAGCTGCAATGTAGTAGGTGCAAGGGACTTGGTCACAACAAGTCAACTTGTAAAGACTATCTTCTTGAatgctag